The proteins below are encoded in one region of Clostridium fermenticellae:
- the pglZ gene encoding BREX-1 system phosphatase PglZ type A, producing MNLQEIRNFLKELFSKPLGDGKKRHIVFWYDGSGDFVEDIDSFDVEGVNLIKLTNNNAFWVKYHIEKEDITSNILVYSNMEKPVPSENWLYDILSYSEEFSTDRATAVMRELKITDPQLKEVFKIYNIFFRRKDRFAAFKELNIQDYTEEKIHVGVLAVLTKVKIMDVEEILKAILKEYLDGQSKMYENIDKFGNLDSLWNLIIKYYGYEFEERSLERFMAMLLITNMKETIKFEMPKKYAPFISSKVTNCIVFINHFMNSTKDSIYYDKMQQLIGDKMKIAKLLGSNSSDTFISCDVFEETDKIILKRIINLLNDEVGEYSDYLKLIDSRKTTHFYKKYEREYKAVKWAINLLSKKRKLDSNIKTESSYDMFKTYAKEYYYIDKAYRKFYYHFDSCEEKDQLVNLAELIENTYSNWYLQELSIKWFNSLEKEHSWRIEGLRYQDNFYKEFVEYTKERVFVIISDGLRYESAEELKNRLVNERKGKVEIDYIEGVLPSYTKLGMASLLPHNNIEINDDYDVVVDGINSSGTQNRDAILKKENPNSLAVRYDKVMDMKPEEILETFGGKDVVYIYHNAIDAIGDYAATERDVFSAAETAFNEIIALVNKLVNRVSASSIIITADHGYLYKRSVLEESDKLLGVKLNDGEDGRRFILTSDAQSVEGTVGFSMEYLLGEGSHKEVITPRGTSRFKVQGAGANYVHGGAMLQEVVIPVIKFKNDRSVSSLNDIRKVRISLTSITRKITNIITYLEFFQEEKIQDKVIVQKIRCYFEDETGNRISNENIIIGDSRSENPQERTYKEKFVLKSMPYDKRKQYFLVMEDAENSNGMYERIPYNIDIAIIDDFGF from the coding sequence ATGAATTTACAGGAAATAAGAAATTTTCTTAAAGAGTTATTTTCAAAACCTTTAGGTGACGGAAAAAAACGTCATATTGTATTTTGGTATGATGGCAGTGGAGATTTTGTTGAAGATATAGATAGCTTTGATGTTGAAGGTGTTAACCTCATTAAACTAACGAATAATAATGCCTTTTGGGTCAAATATCATATAGAAAAAGAAGATATAACTAGCAATATACTTGTTTATTCGAATATGGAAAAGCCGGTACCTTCAGAAAATTGGCTTTACGATATTTTAAGTTACAGTGAAGAATTTTCTACGGATAGAGCAACTGCAGTAATGAGAGAATTAAAGATTACAGATCCTCAACTTAAGGAAGTATTTAAGATTTATAATATATTTTTTAGAAGAAAAGATAGATTTGCAGCTTTTAAGGAATTAAATATACAGGATTATACGGAAGAAAAAATTCATGTTGGAGTTTTGGCGGTTTTGACCAAAGTAAAGATCATGGATGTTGAGGAAATATTAAAGGCAATACTAAAAGAATATTTAGATGGACAGAGCAAGATGTATGAGAATATTGATAAGTTTGGTAATTTGGATTCATTATGGAATTTGATAATTAAGTATTATGGCTATGAATTTGAAGAAAGAAGTTTAGAAAGATTCATGGCTATGCTCTTGATAACAAATATGAAGGAAACAATAAAATTTGAAATGCCAAAGAAATATGCTCCATTTATATCTTCTAAAGTTACAAACTGTATTGTATTTATAAATCATTTTATGAACAGTACAAAAGATAGTATTTATTATGATAAAATGCAGCAGCTTATAGGTGATAAGATGAAGATAGCAAAACTGTTGGGTAGCAATAGTTCTGACACTTTTATTAGCTGTGATGTTTTTGAAGAAACTGATAAAATAATTCTTAAAAGAATTATTAATCTTTTAAATGATGAAGTTGGAGAATACAGTGATTATTTGAAACTAATAGATTCACGAAAAACTACACATTTCTATAAGAAGTATGAAAGAGAATATAAAGCAGTAAAGTGGGCTATAAATTTACTTAGTAAGAAGAGAAAACTTGATTCAAATATAAAAACAGAATCATCTTATGATATGTTTAAAACTTATGCCAAGGAATATTACTATATAGATAAAGCTTATAGAAAATTTTATTATCATTTTGATAGTTGTGAAGAAAAAGACCAATTGGTTAATTTGGCAGAGCTGATTGAAAATACATATAGTAATTGGTATTTGCAGGAGTTATCAATAAAATGGTTTAATTCATTAGAAAAAGAACATTCGTGGAGGATAGAAGGTTTAAGATATCAGGATAATTTCTATAAAGAGTTTGTTGAATATACAAAGGAAAGGGTTTTTGTAATAATTTCTGATGGATTGAGGTATGAAAGTGCTGAGGAATTAAAAAATAGACTTGTAAATGAAAGAAAAGGCAAGGTAGAAATAGATTATATTGAGGGAGTACTTCCTTCGTATACCAAATTGGGAATGGCATCGTTACTACCACACAACAATATAGAAATTAATGATGATTATGATGTAGTCGTAGATGGAATTAACAGCAGTGGAACTCAAAATAGAGATGCTATTTTAAAAAAAGAAAATCCTAATTCACTGGCAGTTAGATATGATAAGGTTATGGATATGAAACCTGAAGAAATATTAGAGACCTTTGGAGGAAAGGATGTAGTCTACATTTATCATAATGCTATAGATGCTATAGGTGATTATGCAGCTACTGAAAGGGATGTATTTTCAGCTGCGGAAACGGCCTTTAATGAAATTATTGCTTTAGTCAATAAGCTTGTAAATAGAGTAAGCGCTTCTAGCATAATTATTACAGCAGATCATGGATATCTATATAAGAGAAGTGTTCTAGAGGAAAGTGACAAGTTATTAGGAGTTAAGTTGAATGACGGAGAGGATGGCAGAAGATTCATATTGACATCTGATGCTCAAAGTGTAGAAGGAACAGTAGGTTTTAGTATGGAATATCTTCTAGGCGAAGGTTCACACAAAGAAGTTATTACACCGAGGGGAACATCCAGATTTAAAGTACAGGGTGCTGGTGCAAACTATGTACATGGTGGGGCAATGCTGCAGGAAGTAGTTATTCCAGTAATCAAATTTAAGAATGATAGAAGTGTTTCATCACTAAACGATATAAGAAAAGTTAGAATATCTTTGACGAGTATTACGAGAAAGATAACTAATATAATAACTTATCTTGAATTTTTCCAGGAAGAAAAAATACAGGATAAAGTTATAGTACAGAAAATTAGATGTTATTTTGAAGATGAAACTGGCAATAGAATATCTAATGAAAATATTATAATTGGAGATTCAAGGTCAGAAAATCCACAGGAAAGAACTTATAAAGAAAAGTTTGTATTAAAGAGTATGCCTTATGATAAGAGAAAACAATATTTCTTAGTAATGGAGGATGCAGAAAATAGTAATGGTATGTATGAGAGAATACCTTATAACATAGATATTGCTATAATTGATGATTTTGGATTTTAA
- the pglX gene encoding BREX-1 system adenine-specific DNA-methyltransferase PglX, producing the protein MDKNKIKTFAVWARRNLIDAVENRARYIGIFIDNRGKYNELKAESVQGGFKLESVDGVFKLSYNDRKALINRINSYEDKKKGFEQVMEEVAYTWFNRFIALRYMEVNDYLPGGIRMLSSKDKEKPEPDVLTKIPEIIEELNLNGEYIYGLLDSGNTKDREEAYRHILVKQCNELGKIIPQMFEKISDYTELLLPDNLLGEGSVIRKMVEDIPEGDWKEEVEIIGWMYQYYISEKKDEVFAALKKNVKITKENIPAATQLFTPKWIVKYMVENSLGRLWLEGHPNEELQKEWKYYLEEAEQEPEVEEELNKIREEHSKLIPEDIKVLDPCMGSGHILVYAFDVLYKIYQSTGYPEREIPRRILQNNLYGLDIDDRAAQLASFALIMKARHYNRRLFREIEREHLKLNLCSIQESNGISKEAIDYFVNVDSEKRQVTGDKRQVTGDKLREDVEYLIETFKDAKEYGSILEVKEVNFEALKQRLKEIETFENQDNHQINSFEFKYREIILDKLPAIIKQAEIMSKKYEVCITNPPYMGIRNMGHKLANYLRKKYSNTKNDISIVFMDKCIEYNKTLGFTTMINIPSWMFLSSYDEMRKCLVSEIDIVNLIHLGRGIFGSDFGTVTFTMRKSRVNGYLGEYRKLFKKQGEVSKTWKIHEMFFEGLNNYEVDQNLYLKIEGTPIVYWVSKQTIETFDKGIKLEEIAQPRQGMATSDNDRFLRLWYEVDNSKIGLNYATREEANNSKLKWFPYNKGGAFRKWYGNNEYIVNWENDGEEIKCFREYKNSTLTSNMGVAGLPFIFKPNITWSKVTIGNFSVRYLPKGYLFDVSGCSIYAEQKTNIKLLALLNSKVITNLVKGISPTVNYEVGTIKKLPIYNLEHYKGKYVNECIKLAKEDWDFFETSWDFKMHPLLLVDSGKLTVDSSGNQKNINNYPLKITHLSDAFDIWKSFTNKQFNQLKSNEEELNRIFIDIYGLQDELVPEEDDTDVTIRKADRERDIKSLISYAVGCMFGRYSIDVEGLIYAGGEWNNKWRMISDKLQAASDKWQVRKVIKDDDGNIVFDKWADVTFAPDKDNVIPITEDEYFEDDIVSKFIDFIKTVYGAETLEENLDFIADSIGRKPSETARQTIRRYFIKDFYKDHLKVYQKRPIYWMFDSGKNDGFKALIYMHRYNEQTIAKVRTDYLHTLQRKYEAEIERQQLIVDSGEYTAKDKTAAKKKINRIVKQMEECREYDQVVAHLANERISIDLDDGVKVNYAKFQEIKVINSKEKEVKMNLLAKI; encoded by the coding sequence ATGGATAAGAATAAAATAAAAACTTTTGCCGTATGGGCTAGAAGAAATTTAATAGATGCAGTTGAAAATAGAGCAAGGTATATAGGAATATTCATAGATAATCGTGGAAAGTATAATGAACTAAAAGCTGAATCGGTTCAAGGAGGATTTAAACTTGAAAGTGTTGATGGCGTTTTTAAATTATCTTACAATGATCGAAAAGCTTTAATTAATAGAATTAATTCTTATGAGGATAAGAAAAAAGGCTTTGAGCAGGTAATGGAAGAAGTGGCTTATACCTGGTTTAATAGATTTATAGCACTTAGATACATGGAAGTAAATGATTATCTTCCCGGTGGTATAAGGATGCTTTCTTCAAAAGATAAAGAAAAGCCAGAGCCAGATGTTTTAACTAAAATACCGGAGATTATAGAAGAGTTAAATTTAAATGGAGAATATATATATGGACTTTTAGACAGTGGCAATACAAAAGACAGGGAAGAAGCTTACAGGCATATATTAGTAAAGCAATGCAATGAGCTAGGAAAAATAATACCTCAAATGTTTGAAAAGATAAGTGATTATACAGAGTTACTGCTACCGGATAATCTTTTGGGAGAAGGATCTGTAATAAGGAAGATGGTAGAAGATATACCTGAAGGAGACTGGAAGGAAGAAGTTGAAATAATAGGATGGATGTACCAATATTACATATCTGAAAAAAAGGATGAAGTATTTGCAGCTTTAAAGAAGAATGTAAAAATAACAAAAGAAAATATACCTGCAGCAACTCAATTGTTTACTCCAAAATGGATAGTTAAATACATGGTAGAAAATTCATTAGGCAGACTATGGCTTGAAGGACATCCAAATGAGGAACTTCAAAAAGAATGGAAATACTACTTAGAAGAAGCTGAGCAGGAACCGGAAGTCGAAGAAGAATTAAATAAAATAAGAGAAGAGCACAGCAAATTAATACCTGAAGATATAAAAGTGCTAGATCCATGTATGGGATCAGGACATATTTTAGTTTATGCCTTTGATGTACTTTATAAAATTTATCAAAGTACAGGATATCCTGAAAGAGAAATACCAAGGAGGATATTGCAAAATAACCTTTATGGATTGGATATAGATGATAGGGCAGCACAGCTTGCATCTTTTGCACTAATAATGAAGGCAAGACATTATAATAGAAGATTATTTAGGGAAATAGAAAGAGAACATTTGAAATTAAATCTTTGTTCAATACAGGAAAGCAATGGGATAAGTAAAGAGGCGATTGATTATTTTGTAAACGTAGATAGTGAAAAGAGGCAAGTGACAGGTGACAAGAGGCAAGTGACAGGTGACAAGTTAAGAGAAGATGTGGAATATTTAATTGAAACTTTTAAAGATGCTAAGGAATATGGTTCTATACTTGAGGTTAAAGAAGTAAATTTTGAAGCATTGAAACAAAGGTTGAAGGAAATTGAAACTTTTGAAAACCAAGATAATCATCAAATAAATAGTTTTGAATTTAAATATAGAGAAATCATTTTAGATAAACTTCCTGCGATAATCAAACAAGCAGAGATAATGAGTAAGAAGTATGAAGTTTGTATTACTAATCCACCATATATGGGAATAAGAAACATGGGGCATAAATTAGCAAATTACTTAAGAAAAAAATATTCAAACACAAAGAATGATATAAGTATTGTATTTATGGATAAATGCATTGAATATAATAAAACTTTAGGCTTTACTACAATGATAAATATTCCTTCTTGGATGTTTTTGTCATCTTATGATGAAATGAGAAAATGTTTAGTAAGTGAAATTGATATAGTAAATTTAATTCATTTAGGAAGAGGAATATTTGGCTCGGATTTTGGAACAGTAACTTTTACTATGAGAAAATCTAGAGTAAATGGTTATTTAGGGGAATATAGAAAACTTTTTAAAAAGCAAGGAGAAGTATCAAAAACATGGAAAATTCACGAAATGTTTTTTGAAGGATTAAATAATTATGAAGTAGATCAAAATTTATATTTAAAAATAGAAGGAACACCTATTGTTTATTGGGTTAGTAAACAAACAATAGAAACTTTTGATAAGGGCATAAAACTTGAGGAGATAGCACAACCACGTCAAGGTATGGCTACATCAGATAATGATAGATTTTTAAGATTATGGTATGAAGTAGATAATAGTAAAATTGGACTAAACTATGCAACAAGAGAAGAGGCCAATAATAGTAAATTAAAATGGTTTCCATATAATAAAGGTGGAGCATTTAGAAAGTGGTATGGAAATAATGAATATATAGTTAATTGGGAAAATGATGGTGAAGAGATTAAATGTTTTAGAGAATATAAAAATTCAACATTAACATCTAATATGGGTGTAGCAGGATTGCCATTTATTTTTAAGCCTAATATAACGTGGTCAAAAGTTACGATAGGAAACTTTTCAGTTAGATATTTACCAAAGGGATATTTATTTGATGTTTCAGGATGTTCAATATATGCAGAACAAAAAACAAACATAAAATTGCTTGCGTTACTTAATAGTAAAGTAATAACTAATTTAGTGAAAGGAATTAGTCCTACAGTAAATTATGAAGTTGGAACTATAAAAAAATTACCAATATATAACTTAGAACATTATAAAGGAAAATATGTTAATGAGTGTATAAAATTAGCAAAAGAAGACTGGGATTTCTTTGAAACTTCATGGGACTTTAAAATGCATCCACTTTTGCTAGTTGATAGTGGAAAGTTGACAGTAGACAGTAGTGGAAATCAAAAAAATATTAATAACTATCCATTAAAAATTACTCACTTATCAGATGCATTTGATATTTGGAAGTCGTTTACGAATAAGCAGTTTAATCAATTGAAGAGCAATGAAGAGGAATTAAATAGAATTTTTATTGATATTTATGGGCTGCAAGATGAATTAGTTCCTGAAGAAGATGATACTGATGTTACAATAAGAAAAGCAGATAGAGAGCGTGATATAAAATCATTGATTTCATATGCTGTAGGGTGTATGTTTGGTAGATATTCTATTGATGTAGAAGGACTTATATATGCTGGGGGAGAATGGAATAATAAGTGGAGAATGATAAGTGACAAATTACAAGCTGCAAGTGATAAATGGCAAGTTAGAAAAGTTATTAAGGATGATGACGGAAATATTGTTTTTGATAAATGGGCAGACGTTACATTTGCGCCTGATAAGGATAATGTCATTCCAATAACAGAAGATGAATACTTTGAAGACGATATAGTTTCAAAATTTATTGATTTTATTAAAACAGTATATGGTGCTGAAACTTTAGAAGAAAATTTAGATTTTATTGCTGATTCAATAGGGAGAAAACCATCTGAAACCGCTAGACAGACTATTAGAAGATACTTTATCAAGGATTTTTATAAGGATCATTTAAAAGTTTATCAAAAGAGACCTATTTACTGGATGTTTGATTCAGGTAAAAATGATGGCTTTAAGGCTTTAATTTATATGCATAGATACAATGAGCAAACTATTGCAAAAGTCAGAACGGATTATCTTCACACCCTCCAAAGAAAGTATGAAGCAGAGATAGAAAGGCAACAGTTAATAGTGGATTCAGGGGAATATACAGCAAAAGATAAAACTGCTGCTAAAAAGAAAATAAATAGAATAGTAAAGCAGATGGAAGAGTGTAGGGAGTATGATCAAGTAGTGGCACATTTAGCTAATGAAAGGATTTCTATTGATTTAGATGATGGAGTTAAGGTCAATTATGCTAAGTTCCAGGAAATTAAGGTAATTAACTCCAAGGAAAAAGAAGTTAAAATGAATCTTTTGGCAAAGATATAA
- a CDS encoding DUF2971 domain-containing protein — protein sequence MMDDKQTLKDKIIEIEGTCISVSQFPDSIYHYTDVNGVYNIINNKCFWLTKSDFLNDERELVYFYDILKNVLEENKFSNINFDFVGWLRAIAHDKLKNTFILSFSTDKDSLPLWEMYANGKGYNIGMQCEQVSDEFWDENIFITNAKNQKIYMTRKNDTGQFCGVSKFVIYDDKIQKDRVKELLDGIDLSIEFIRRYKEDTSACNLVRALECRIASEFINCMMLFKDKSFSYEREFRIVYNIINCDELDIVKYRIKNDIIVPYIELGFEDVIIKSIRLSPRLKNDTLAVKGLNSFIDTINMENTSNIEVLFSQSSIR from the coding sequence ATGATGGATGATAAGCAAACTTTAAAAGATAAAATTATAGAAATAGAAGGTACTTGTATTAGTGTCTCTCAATTTCCAGATAGTATATATCATTATACAGATGTTAATGGAGTGTATAACATAATTAATAACAAATGTTTTTGGCTTACTAAAAGTGATTTCTTAAATGATGAGAGGGAGCTTGTGTATTTTTATGATATTTTAAAAAATGTTTTAGAAGAAAATAAATTTAGCAATATAAATTTTGATTTTGTTGGTTGGTTAAGAGCAATAGCGCATGACAAACTAAAGAATACTTTTATTCTTAGTTTTTCTACAGACAAAGATTCGTTGCCATTATGGGAAATGTATGCAAATGGAAAAGGATATAATATTGGGATGCAATGCGAGCAAGTTTCGGATGAATTTTGGGATGAAAATATATTTATAACTAATGCTAAAAATCAAAAAATTTATATGACTAGAAAAAATGATACAGGACAATTTTGTGGAGTTTCAAAATTTGTTATATATGATGATAAAATACAGAAGGATAGAGTAAAAGAACTTTTGGATGGAATAGATTTATCAATAGAATTTATAAGAAGGTATAAAGAAGATACATCTGCATGCAATTTAGTAAGAGCTTTGGAATGTAGAATAGCTAGTGAATTTATAAATTGTATGATGTTATTTAAAGATAAATCTTTTTCATATGAAAGGGAATTTCGAATTGTTTATAACATTATTAATTGTGATGAATTAGATATTGTAAAGTACAGAATAAAAAATGATATAATCGTTCCTTATATTGAATTAGGTTTTGAAGATGTTATTATAAAGTCTATAAGACTAAGTCCTAGATTAAAGAACGATACTTTAGCTGTAAAAGGATTAAACTCATTTATAGATACAATTAACATGGAAAATACTTCAAATATAGAAGTGCTATTTTCACAATCTTCTATTAGATAG